One window of Dysgonomonas mossii genomic DNA carries:
- a CDS encoding nuclease-related domain-containing DEAD/DEAH box helicase yields the protein MTLKVPPTEGEKRIIDFLLDILNDEYEIFFQPFLNGDCPDIIVMRKGGGILIIEVKDWDLNSYHIKYKDKWHVSYNNAYIKSPISQVLKYKENLYDLHIQSLLDLKLKDYKYWLIVNCAVFFYNENHNDIYNFIFAPFHERQRGLNINDTECQIELQKYKDFIDKNVSIIGKDDLKDSFFNSLLNKTWISRKSRYFDLELYRSFKRYLKPSFHSIEDGKDIRYTTKQKELIISKDGEQKIRGIAGSGKTLVLAKRAINAHIRKNETILILTYNISLRNYIHEKLSDVRENFHWESFHILNYHDFINSIMNNLGIEFMIPKDFDCMSSIFKEQFFNQNYYGNIKLFEKHIERINKYSTILIDEVQDFQTEWLRIVKKYFLAQDGEFVVFGDSKQDIYNRVSLDSSNKKSIQIPDSPGRWNELNQSFRLTPILTAYASNFQNTFMKEKHDVDIFDNTENIQRRINDNIYYKYLEGRYFDDIIKTIIQFSKTNRIHPNDICILSSSIDLIRELDFLFRDNTKEKTYIMSETKEQYDERIKKSNNNKKYFERIRKNKKIHFWMNSGLTKLSTVHSFKGWEIDSLFFIITEDFETNYELTYTGFTRCINNLIILNIGNIRFDLYMKSLPYVIVL from the coding sequence ATGACTTTAAAAGTACCTCCAACAGAAGGTGAAAAAAGAATAATTGATTTTTTATTGGATATTTTAAATGATGAATATGAGATATTCTTTCAACCCTTTTTAAATGGTGATTGTCCTGATATTATAGTTATGAGAAAAGGAGGGGGTATTTTGATAATAGAGGTTAAAGATTGGGATTTGAATAGTTACCACATTAAATATAAAGACAAATGGCATGTTTCATATAATAATGCCTATATAAAATCTCCGATTTCTCAAGTTCTAAAATATAAAGAAAACCTATATGACCTACATATTCAGAGTTTACTTGACTTAAAATTAAAAGATTACAAATATTGGCTTATTGTTAATTGTGCTGTTTTCTTTTATAATGAAAATCACAATGATATTTATAACTTTATTTTTGCTCCATTTCATGAAAGACAAAGAGGCTTAAATATAAATGATACAGAATGTCAAATCGAACTTCAAAAGTATAAAGATTTTATAGATAAAAATGTAAGTATAATAGGCAAAGATGATCTCAAAGATAGTTTCTTTAATAGCTTACTTAATAAAACATGGATAAGTAGAAAATCACGATATTTTGATTTAGAATTATATAGAAGTTTTAAGAGATATCTTAAACCTTCATTTCATTCGATTGAAGATGGCAAGGATATAAGATATACGACTAAACAAAAAGAATTAATTATAAGTAAAGATGGGGAACAAAAAATAAGAGGAATAGCGGGCTCTGGAAAAACTTTAGTTTTAGCAAAAAGAGCTATAAACGCTCACATTAGAAAAAATGAAACGATTTTGATCCTAACATATAATATTTCTCTCAGAAATTACATCCACGAGAAATTAAGCGATGTCCGAGAGAATTTTCATTGGGAAAGTTTTCACATTTTAAATTATCATGATTTTATAAATTCTATAATGAATAATCTTGGTATAGAATTTATGATACCGAAGGATTTTGATTGTATGTCATCAATATTTAAAGAGCAATTCTTCAATCAAAATTATTATGGAAATATAAAACTATTTGAAAAACATATAGAAAGAATTAATAAATATTCGACTATTTTAATAGATGAAGTACAAGATTTTCAAACAGAGTGGTTGAGAATTGTTAAAAAATATTTTTTGGCTCAAGATGGAGAATTTGTTGTATTTGGAGATAGTAAACAAGACATTTATAATAGAGTTTCTCTTGATTCTTCTAATAAGAAAAGTATTCAAATACCAGATAGCCCAGGGCGATGGAATGAATTAAATCAGTCTTTTCGATTAACACCAATATTAACAGCTTATGCCTCGAACTTTCAGAATACTTTCATGAAAGAAAAACATGATGTTGATATATTTGATAATACTGAGAATATTCAAAGACGAATAAATGACAATATTTACTATAAATATTTAGAAGGACGATATTTTGATGATATCATAAAAACAATTATACAATTTTCTAAAACGAACCGAATCCATCCGAATGATATTTGCATTCTCTCTTCTTCTATAGATTTAATTCGAGAATTAGATTTCTTATTTAGGGATAATACTAAAGAGAAAACATATATAATGTCCGAAACCAAAGAACAATATGATGAAAGAATAAAAAAATCAAATAATAATAAGAAATATTTTGAAAGAATAAGAAAGAATAAGAAAATTCATTTCTGGATGAACTCAGGATTAACTAAATTATCAACAGTTCATAGCTTTAAAGGATGGGAGATTGATTCTTTGTTTTTTATAATCACAGAAGATTTTGAAACAAATTATGAGCTTACATATACTGGATTCACACGTTGTATTAACAATTTGATCATATTGAATATAGGCAATATACGATTTGATTTATATATGAAAAGTTTACCTTATGTGATTGTTCTATAA
- a CDS encoding DEAD/DEAH box helicase yields the protein MQSQKSNEEPITLKLTDYIDKAFKVLPENAFIHKGRCGIGGTHLELKTDRNSILIVPIKSIITDKINSTDEYGELEYPDLFFVKGGVKTKDIEEYLLKGIPFKKIIVTPDSLHKIIEAAENVEIINKLYSDFYLILDEAHSVITEYFRESMIDAFELLFNFKNKIIISATPYYFSDPRMEEFNYYRIKFDEPIDNITIINTRSIRACVNAFLTGEMNTKGNLHIFYNSVTEIAEAIELAELKDCNVHCADKEENLEKVYQFFKQQPIKGEYKKVNFYTTSHFEGWNLEDINPTIILVTDVNKPHTKVGISNKGVQAVGRQRIKENRPETKPFAIYHITNHRNRLTFKTLEEFKDEYLFDANWDMEEYNRYLDACKANNREPNKDKTEFVKRYTTLDKGTGYAKLCYQKTDQFINESACNEEFNHIDYIQQAWENSGFQTDVLEHKQILEKAIQRKTKKSVQEILSDFEILDPENRKNQFIIFADQALDKLINTQPTLYKAYQMLTKEEINSTDYKMDEIKKLLILKDNKDSEMKVLKLLPLTFSVGNRYTKDYIKAKLQDIYNKAGYKKNATAEQLKNSDWYDTKPCKVKDKEGKDKNGFEILRMNFKLRVSTRQD from the coding sequence ATGCAAAGTCAAAAATCAAATGAAGAACCAATCACACTAAAACTAACAGATTACATAGATAAGGCTTTTAAAGTATTACCAGAAAATGCATTCATACACAAAGGGCGTTGTGGCATTGGTGGCACACATCTAGAGTTAAAGACTGACAGAAATTCTATTCTTATTGTGCCTATTAAAAGTATTATTACAGATAAAATCAACTCAACAGATGAATACGGAGAATTAGAATATCCAGACTTATTTTTTGTAAAAGGTGGAGTCAAAACGAAGGATATAGAAGAATATTTACTAAAAGGTATACCATTCAAAAAAATCATTGTTACTCCTGACAGCTTACATAAGATAATAGAAGCAGCCGAAAACGTAGAAATAATAAATAAATTATACTCTGATTTTTACCTAATTCTTGACGAAGCACATTCTGTTATAACTGAATATTTTAGAGAAAGCATGATTGATGCTTTTGAACTTCTATTCAATTTTAAAAACAAAATTATTATATCAGCTACCCCTTATTACTTTTCAGACCCCCGAATGGAAGAATTCAACTATTACAGGATCAAGTTTGATGAACCTATAGACAATATTACAATTATAAATACAAGAAGCATAAGAGCATGTGTAAATGCGTTTCTAACAGGAGAAATGAATACAAAAGGAAATCTGCATATATTTTATAATTCAGTAACCGAAATTGCAGAAGCTATTGAACTAGCAGAACTTAAAGACTGTAATGTACATTGTGCCGATAAAGAAGAGAATCTGGAAAAAGTATATCAATTTTTCAAACAGCAACCAATTAAAGGAGAATATAAAAAAGTGAATTTCTATACTACAAGTCATTTTGAGGGATGGAATCTGGAAGATATTAACCCTACGATCATTTTAGTAACAGATGTAAATAAACCACATACAAAGGTTGGTATCTCTAATAAAGGAGTTCAAGCAGTTGGCAGACAAAGAATCAAGGAGAACCGCCCTGAAACAAAGCCTTTTGCAATCTATCACATTACTAATCACAGAAACAGACTAACATTTAAAACATTGGAAGAATTTAAAGACGAATATTTATTTGATGCAAATTGGGATATGGAAGAATATAACCGCTATCTCGATGCTTGTAAAGCGAATAACAGAGAACCCAACAAAGACAAAACCGAATTTGTAAAAAGATACACAACATTAGATAAAGGAACAGGATATGCGAAATTATGTTATCAGAAAACAGACCAGTTTATTAATGAATCTGCCTGTAATGAGGAATTTAATCATATTGACTACATACAGCAAGCTTGGGAAAACTCAGGATTTCAAACAGATGTATTGGAGCACAAACAAATATTAGAAAAGGCAATACAACGTAAAACCAAGAAATCTGTTCAAGAAATACTATCAGATTTTGAAATCTTAGACCCCGAAAACCGTAAAAATCAATTTATTATTTTCGCAGACCAAGCTCTTGATAAACTAATAAATACACAGCCTACTTTATACAAAGCCTACCAGATGTTAACCAAAGAAGAAATAAATTCTACTGATTATAAAATGGATGAAATAAAGAAACTACTAATCTTAAAAGATAATAAAGATTCTGAAATGAAAGTTTTAAAACTTTTACCTCTCACCTTTTCTGTTGGTAACCGCTATACTAAAGACTATATAAAAGCTAAATTACAAGATATATATAATAAAGCAGGCTACAAGAAAAATGCCACAGCAGAACAACTTAAAAATTCTGATTGGTATGATACCAAACCTTGCAAAGTCAAAGATAAAGAGGGAAAAGATAAAAACGGTTTTGAAATTCTACGAATGAATTTTAAACTGAGAGTATCGACAAGACAGGATTGA